GGGGGTGGCGGTCCACACGGAGGTCGAGGCCGCGCTCGACGCGCCGGGTGTCGAGGCCGTGCTGATCGCCTCGCCCGGTCCCGCACACCAGGAGGCGCTGCTCGCGGCCTTCGCCCGCGGGCTCCCGGTGCTGTGCGAGAAGCCCATGGTGCCGGACTCGGCCGGGGCGCTGCGCGTGCTGGAGGCGGAGGCCCGGCTGGGGCGGCGACTGACGCAGATCGGGTTCATGCGGCGTTACGACGCCGGGTACCGCAGGCTCAAGGCGCTGCTGGACGACGGTCGGCTCGGCCGGCCTCTGATGCTGCACTGCGTGCACCGCAACGTCTCCTCGCCGCCGGGCTTCACCAGCGCGATGCTGATCGACAGCTCGGTGTCGCACGAGATCGACGCGGCCCGCTGGCTGCTGGGCCAGGAGCTGACCGCGGTCACCGTGCGGCGCCCGCGCCCCTCCGCCGGCGCCCCGCAGGGCCTGCTCGACCCGCAGTTCGTGCTCTTCGAGACCGACGGGGGCGCCCTGGTCGACGTGGAGGTCTTCGTCAACTGCGGCTTCGGGTACCAGGTGCGCTGCGAGGCCGTGTGCGAGGCGGGCAGCGCGCGTATCGGCGACGACCAGGGGATGCTCGTCACCACACGGGGCACAGCCGGCGCGGACGTGCCCCAGGACTACCTCGTGCGGTTCGTGGACGCCTACGACCGCGAGGTGCAGGCCTGGGTCGACGCCACCCGGCGCGGTCTGGTCACCGGTCCGACCGTCTGGGACGGCTACGCGGCCTCCGTCGTCGCCGAGGCCGGGATCCGGGCCCTGGAGAGCGACACGCGCGTCGCGGTCGAACTCGCCCCGCGCCCGGGCCTGTACACCGCGGACGGTCACTGACACCCGGCGGGGCTCAGACATTGCCGAGCAGGGCCTCCAGTCCCCGGTCGACGGCGGCGCCGACATCCTCCCGGCCCGCCGCGACCACGGCGTAACTGCGCAGCAGGAACCGGCGCAGGGCGGCGGTGTCGAACTGGAGCAGGGCCAGGCCGAGCGGTGAGTGGAACTCCACCACCGTACGGACCGGCCCGCAGGGCCAGATGTGCACATCGCCGCTCCCGGCCGGACCGCTCACGCCCTGCTCCAGCAGCGCCCGGCCGAAGGTCCAGGTGACGGCCTCGCCCGCGAGGGAGACCTCCGGCGGGAAGTCGACATGCACGGCGAACGGGTCGGTGGAGTCGTAGCGGAGCGTGGCGGGCACGGGCAGCTCCTGGTCCTCCGCGGT
The sequence above is a segment of the Streptomyces asoensis genome. Coding sequences within it:
- a CDS encoding SsgA family sporulation/cell division regulator, translated to MDITLEQPVRARLITAEDQELPVPATLRYDSTDPFAVHVDFPPEVSLAGEAVTWTFGRALLEQGVSGPAGSGDVHIWPCGPVRTVVEFHSPLGLALLQFDTAALRRFLLRSYAVVAAGREDVGAAVDRGLEALLGNV
- a CDS encoding Gfo/Idh/MocA family protein, encoding MSDLLGVAVLGAGHMGADHIRRLDRVVSGARVAAVADPDAARAKEAVAGIEGVAVHTEVEAALDAPGVEAVLIASPGPAHQEALLAAFARGLPVLCEKPMVPDSAGALRVLEAEARLGRRLTQIGFMRRYDAGYRRLKALLDDGRLGRPLMLHCVHRNVSSPPGFTSAMLIDSSVSHEIDAARWLLGQELTAVTVRRPRPSAGAPQGLLDPQFVLFETDGGALVDVEVFVNCGFGYQVRCEAVCEAGSARIGDDQGMLVTTRGTAGADVPQDYLVRFVDAYDREVQAWVDATRRGLVTGPTVWDGYAASVVAEAGIRALESDTRVAVELAPRPGLYTADGH